The Thalassotalea psychrophila genome window below encodes:
- a CDS encoding DUF1254 domain-containing protein, whose protein sequence is MKKSFKTSLIAFALTSVLAACSQTTDTSTVTMAAATSQFIEVTDANFAHAETARNYRNWVALGANKQITHMRNLPPRGKDAPTVQMNDDTLYSVVIAEAENGHIKFSIPKTDVYLAVQVVTEGGHGQQYVVGEGDYDLPVETDFAFLIYRTGVEKGIEAARAAQDKISDDTFKFNTYSVQNYNYDEVEEWVSKLTAETQGAVFTYTFPRTSDGITDRHQWNLENANGWGGSSPEVNVANLYSNSVMLDGSKCLSTTFEDPESKYFTSITPYDSARYLMPGVKHVSSNTWTVNSDKTVTVSFNCGADAVNNIDTKGLDFSFTMRYYGVSQKVIDGKINPEKTVK, encoded by the coding sequence TTGAAAAAATCATTTAAAACCTCATTAATCGCTTTCGCTTTAACATCTGTTTTAGCTGCATGTTCACAAACTACTGACACATCGACAGTGACAATGGCAGCAGCAACTAGTCAATTTATTGAAGTAACTGATGCTAATTTTGCCCATGCAGAAACTGCGCGTAATTATAGAAACTGGGTAGCACTTGGTGCTAATAAACAAATCACTCACATGAGAAATTTACCGCCTAGGGGCAAAGATGCTCCTACAGTTCAAATGAATGATGATACTTTATATTCTGTTGTAATTGCTGAAGCTGAAAATGGTCACATTAAATTTTCAATACCAAAAACAGATGTATATCTAGCGGTTCAAGTGGTAACAGAAGGTGGCCATGGTCAACAATATGTGGTTGGTGAAGGAGACTATGATCTTCCTGTTGAAACTGATTTTGCCTTTTTAATATACCGTACAGGTGTGGAAAAGGGGATAGAAGCGGCTCGAGCAGCTCAGGATAAAATTAGCGATGATACCTTTAAATTTAACACTTATAGCGTTCAAAACTATAATTATGATGAAGTTGAAGAGTGGGTTTCTAAACTAACTGCTGAAACACAAGGTGCTGTGTTTACTTATACATTCCCAAGAACATCCGATGGAATAACTGATCGTCATCAGTGGAACTTAGAGAATGCTAATGGTTGGGGTGGCTCATCTCCCGAAGTTAACGTAGCAAACCTTTATTCTAACTCTGTAATGTTAGATGGTAGCAAATGTTTATCGACTACTTTTGAAGATCCTGAGTCGAAATATTTTACCTCAATCACACCTTATGATAGCGCACGCTATTTAATGCCTGGTGTTAAACATGTATCTTCAAATACTTGGACTGTGAATAGCGATAAAACGGTAACTGTCTCGTTTAACTGTGGTGCTGATGCGGTAAATAATATTGACACTAAAGGCTTAGATTTTTCATTTACGATGCGCTACTACGGTGTCAGCCAAAAAGTAATCGATGGAAAAATTAATCCCGAGAAAACGGTTAAATAA
- a CDS encoding DUF1254 domain-containing protein, translated as MNTFSKKLTVIALATMTLACTASADMTPQHAPKYAADVPAALVTPNTVHTKYAGELTFVDGFPTDETLEKSYDFLDTSRAVQLFESGMATASMYAMLHGHVAIGMEPNKSVGITEQLMDAKSLWLTPNTTTPYITTEVDVKNGPVVIEIGSPVIAIIDDAYFKYVGDVGLGNAADRGKGGKYLVVGEDYKGDIPEGYIVMKTSTYRHWLILRAAQMPGESLEQTLTKFKNGFKMYPLSEAASPEPNEFVNLSGKKYNTIHATDASFYNELNEVIQYEPANSGDPELLGLARAIGIEKGKEFKPDARMQGILSEAAALGNAAGRAVMYKPRNPDVYFYPDRQWYSPLAAGSHEFLDANGARALDDRVGFHFYATGITPFMVKPQVGAGSVYEIAATDNTGKMLDGGTTYSVTMPGPIPAKNFWSFMVYDNHTRSILETDQKTGGVDSMLEGMKVADDGSVTIFFGPKAPAGQENNWVQTMPGKGYNVLLRLYGPLEPWFDKTWKPGDFIPVK; from the coding sequence ATGAATACATTTAGTAAAAAACTTACTGTTATTGCCTTAGCAACAATGACTTTAGCCTGTACGGCCTCTGCAGATATGACACCTCAACATGCTCCTAAATATGCAGCTGACGTCCCAGCAGCTCTTGTTACCCCTAACACTGTTCACACCAAATATGCAGGCGAGCTAACGTTTGTTGATGGATTCCCAACCGATGAAACCTTAGAAAAATCATATGATTTCTTAGATACTTCTCGCGCCGTGCAATTGTTTGAGTCTGGTATGGCAACCGCATCTATGTACGCCATGTTACATGGTCATGTTGCAATTGGTATGGAGCCAAATAAATCAGTAGGTATTACAGAGCAATTAATGGATGCAAAATCTCTTTGGTTAACACCAAATACCACAACACCATATATTACCACCGAAGTGGATGTTAAAAATGGTCCTGTGGTTATTGAAATTGGCTCACCAGTGATTGCGATTATTGATGATGCTTACTTTAAGTATGTCGGTGATGTTGGCTTAGGTAACGCTGCTGACCGTGGTAAAGGTGGCAAATATTTAGTTGTTGGTGAAGACTATAAAGGTGATATCCCAGAAGGCTACATCGTAATGAAAACTAGCACTTATCGTCATTGGTTGATTCTTCGTGCCGCACAAATGCCTGGTGAAAGCTTAGAGCAAACACTAACGAAATTTAAAAATGGCTTTAAAATGTATCCACTATCTGAGGCGGCAAGCCCAGAGCCAAATGAGTTTGTTAATTTATCAGGTAAAAAATACAACACCATTCATGCCACTGATGCCTCATTCTATAATGAGTTAAATGAAGTGATTCAATATGAACCAGCCAATTCTGGTGACCCAGAGTTACTAGGTTTAGCACGTGCTATTGGTATAGAAAAAGGTAAAGAGTTTAAGCCTGATGCTCGCATGCAAGGTATTTTATCTGAAGCAGCAGCCCTTGGTAATGCTGCCGGCCGTGCTGTAATGTACAAGCCGCGTAACCCTGATGTGTACTTCTACCCAGATCGTCAATGGTACTCACCATTAGCCGCTGGTAGCCATGAGTTTTTAGATGCCAACGGTGCTCGCGCATTAGATGACCGTGTAGGTTTTCACTTCTATGCAACTGGTATCACACCATTTATGGTCAAACCACAAGTAGGTGCTGGTTCAGTGTATGAAATTGCTGCAACGGATAATACTGGCAAAATGCTTGATGGCGGTACAACTTACTCAGTAACAATGCCTGGACCAATTCCAGCGAAAAACTTCTGGTCGTTCATGGTATATGACAACCACACGCGTTCAATTTTAGAGACCGACCAAAAAACAGGTGGTGTAGACTCTATGTTAGAAGGTATGAAAGTAGCAGATGACGGTAGTGTAACTATCTTCTTTGGCCCAAAAGCACCAGCTGGCCAAGAGAATAACTGGGTTCAAACCATGCCAGGTAAAGGTTACAACGTATTACTACGTTTATACGGCCCACTAGAGCCATGGTTTGATAAAACTTGGAAACCGGGCGATTTTATTCCGGTTAAGTAA